A DNA window from Rhineura floridana isolate rRhiFlo1 chromosome 11, rRhiFlo1.hap2, whole genome shotgun sequence contains the following coding sequences:
- the LOC133367855 gene encoding olfactory receptor 5V1-like, with protein MDANNETAPSEFILLALSNLNERCFLFSGFMLITYLFTLMGNSLIIILVSLEPSLRTPMYFFLGNLSLLDICQTTTTIPQIIVHLISGRNVISYERCKMQLFFFILFVGAEMLLLAAMAYDRYVAICNPLRYNVVMNYKLCAQLVSASWFTSSLNATLHTIFTFHLPLCGINKINYFYCDIPPLIAISCGNISGNMTAMLAASPVMGFGPGMCIILSYFHIILRILKMRSSAGMRKAFSTCASHLTVVLLFFGNALFTYVRPVSSYSLSKDSMIALFNNILSPLLNPLIYTLRNKDVKRVLQKRMMKEFVF; from the coding sequence ATGGATGCCAATAATGAAACTGCTCCATCCGAATTCATCCTTCTGGCACTCTCAAACCTTAATGAACGGTGTTTCCTCTTCTCTGGCTTTATGCTCATCACCTATCTCTTCACACTGATGGGGAATTCCTTAATCATCATCCTTGTCTCCTTGGAACCAAGCCTTCGAACTCCCATGTACTTTTTCCTGGGCAACCTGTCCCTTCTGGATATCTGCCAGACTACAACCACCATTCCTCAGATAATAGTGCACCTGATTTCAGGAAGAAATGTCATTTCTTATGAACGCTGCAAGATGCAACTCTTTTTCTTCATCTTATTTGTTGGCGCTGAGATGCTTCTATTGGCTGCCATGGCTTATGATCGCTACGTTGCCATCTGCAACCCTCTCCGCTATAATGTGGTCATGAATTACAAACTCTGTGCCCAACTGGTGTCAGCTTCTTGGTTCACAAGTTCACTCAATGCTACCCTTCACACCATTTTCACATTCCACCTACCCCTTTGTGGTATCAATAAGATCAACTACTTCTACTGTGACATCCCTCCTCTTATAGCTATATCCTGTGGGAACATCTCTGGCAATATGACTGCCATGTTGGCTGCTAGTCCTGTAATGGGCTTTGGCCCCGGCATGTGTATCATTCTTTCCTACTTTCACATCATCTTGAGGATTCTGAAAATGCGCTCCTCAGCTGGGATGAGGAAAGCCTTTTCTACCTGTGCTTCTCATCTCACTGTTGTCTTACTTTTCTTTGGCAATGCACTTTTTACATATGTCAGGCCCGTCTCTAGCTACTCACTCAGCAAGGATAGCATGATTGCCCTATTTAACAACATTCTCTCCCCTTTGTTGAACCCACTCATCTACACCCTCAGAAACAAGGATGTGAAGAGGGTCCTGCAAAAGAGAATGATGAAGGAATTCGTGTTCTGA
- the LOC133367856 gene encoding olfactory receptor 5V1-like yields MEVQNQTEFSEFIILGFKNLQEIHFLLFSGFLIIYLFTMLRNTFIIIMAVVDQRLRTPMYFFLGNLSFLDICYTTTTIPQTLDLLLTERSSISYMSCVFQLYFFFSFVGIECLLLAVMAFDRYVAICNPLRYSLIIKRNVCLQLGAACWAGGFINSTIHTYFAFQLPFCGDNRLDAFYCDTAPLLKLSCGNISLNQRLLLTIGLFIAWSAPLCVLLSELCVLSTAIPLSSTEGRQKAFSTCSSYLTVVLLYYGSCIFTYLRPVPSQSSVNAKLIPLMYSILTPLLNPIIYTLRNKDVKKAWLSIMGKI; encoded by the exons ATGGAGGTACAAAACCAAACTGAGTTTTCAGAATTCATCATCCTTGGCTTTAAAAATCTGCAGGAGATACACTTCTTGCTCTTCAGTGGATTCTTGATCATCTATTTATTCACCATGCTGAGGAATaccttcattatcatcatggcaGTGGTGGACCAAAGGCTTAGAACTCCCATGTATTTCTTCCTGGGGAACCTCTCATTTCTTGACATCTgctacaccaccaccaccatcccccagACGTTGGATCTCCTTTTGACAGAGAGAAGCAGCATCTCTTACATGAGCTGTGTGTTCCAactgtattttttcttttcctttgtggGCATTGAATGTCTTCTTCTGGCAGTAATGGCTTTTGATCGCTACGTTGCCATCTGTAACCCTCTGCGCTATTCACTGATTATCAAAAGGAATGTTTGCCTCCAGCTGGGTGCAGCTTGCTGGGCTGGTGGTTTCATCAACTCCACCATACACACATATTTTGCCTTTCAGTTACCTTTTTGTGGAGACAACCGCCTAGATGCTTTCTACTGTGACACTGCACCATTGTTGAAGCTGTCTTGTGGGAACATTTCCCTCAACCAAAGGCTCTTGTTGACCATTGGCTTATTCATAGcttggt ctgcacccctgtgcgtacttctctcggaa ttatgtgtcctatcaacag CAATACCACTGTCTTCTACAGAAGGGAGACAAAAAGCTTTCTCCACTTGCTCCTCTTATCTCACTGTGGTCCTTCTCTATTATGGCAGTTGCATTTTCACCTACTTGAGGCCTGTCCCCTCCCAGTCATCAGTGAATGCAAAGCTGATCCCACTGATGTACAGCATCTTGACTCCACTGTTGAATCCTATTATATATACCTTGCGCAACAAGGATGTGAAGAAAGCTTGGCTAAGCATAATGGGGAAGATTTGA